In Alteromonas macleodii, the sequence TAAAATTAATCGTCTCTTGGTGAGAACACCTGGTTTTGGCGGAAACGCGGGGATAGCGATCGTCGGTTCTGCAGATTGGGATGAGCGTGATTTCAGTACATTTTCACTAATGGATGAAATCAGCGGCAAGCTTAACGGCGTACCTGATGTTCGCGCGTTTGCCATCATGCGAAGTGGGATATCAGGAGGTGGGCTAGGGCGTCCTGTTCAGTTCGTCTTACAAGGTGATACTTATGAGAACCTTGTAGAGTGGCGCGACATAGTGTTACAAAAAGCCGCGCAAAACCCGGGATTAATTCGGCTAGACTCCGATTATAAGGAGACATCACCCCAGCTGTTGGTTAATATCGATCGGGACAGAGCAGCTGATTTGGGAGTATCAATTAGTGATATTGGCGGAACTTTAGAAGTAATGCTGGGACAGCGTAGGGTGTCTACTTTCCTCGATAGAGGTGAAGAATACGACGTTATCATGGAAGGCATAGAAGAAGACTTCAGAAGCCCTAACAGTATTGAAAATTTATACGTGAGGTCATCTCGTACCGGTGAGCTTATCCCTATGGATAACTTACTTACCTTTGAAGAGCAGGCTACCTCGGCAAGACTAAACCGCTATAACAGAATGCGGGCCGTTACTATATCGGCTAACTTAGCAGATGGTTATACACTTGGTGAGGCACTTGCCTACTTAGAAAATATTGTGGCTACTGAACTGCCCGATAACGTATCTATCGATTACAAAGGTGAATCACAGCTTTATCAAGAAGCGGGCAACTCATTTGTTTATGTCTTTATGCTAGCACTTGCGGTCACTTACTTGATATTGGCCGCGCAGTTTGAAAGCTGGGTGCATCCGTTAGTAATAATGCTTACCGTGCCCTTAGCTCTCGTTGGGGCATACATCGGGCTGTTTTTTAGCGGTATGACGATTAATATCTACAGTCAAATTGGTTTGGTTATGCTTATTGGGCTTGCCGCAAAAAATGGCATATTAATAGTAGAGTTCGCTAATCAACTTCGCGATGCAGGTATGGAGTTTGAACTCGCACTTAAGCGTGCTGCCGCACAGCGTTTGCGCCCTATCGTAATGACAGGGTTTACCACCGTGTTTAGCTCTTTACCTTTGGTGCTTGCATCAGGACCTGGCGCTGAAAGCCGGATGGTGATCGGTATGGTTATCTTCTCAGGCGTACTTGTTTCAGCATTTATGACCCTTTATGTTGTTCCTACAGCGTATAGCTGGCTTGCAAGGAAAACAGGCTCTCCTATGCAGCGAACCAACGAAATCGAAGCGCTGGAAAAAACGATTCCTTACAAGAAAGGTGAGTCATAGGTATTCGCTTATAGACTATTGTTTACTCTTGGGCCCGCGCCAATGCCAGTTGGGCGGGTTCAAAAGTTCAGGTATCTTCTTTCATACTCTAATATGAATTTCTATCACTTCTATTACGATGCTTAATTTTTTTAAGTTCCTGATATATATGAACTAGTTTGGTTTTTTTGCAATGCATTTAGTTTTTTTATTAATACTTATAAGCGCCAACAGTATGTATTAGACAATCGTATAGTTGTTTAACTTTCTACTTACACTACACTTCGCGCCATTCCCAAGCACTTATATAAGCTACTAATTTATATAAGATAAATATTTAAAGCTCAAAGTGGCGAATATTGCATTTGTGACCAATACTTATCTCGTTGTAAATGTTTGGACACACAAGCACCTGTTTGCTTCATATCGCTCAAACACGTAAATGTCGTTTTTAGCGCCTTCAAAGAAAGTGAAGAGCGATGGGCTAGCATTCACAAAGACTCCAGAGGACATATGATGAAAAAATGGATACTTGCAGCTGGACTGTGCTGTAACGTCGCGATTGCTGATGTAGCAGTCATAGTGCATCCTAGCAACGGTGATTCACTAGATAAAGATAGTATAAGCCGTCTTTTCTTAAACAAGGCCAAAGCATTTCCTAGCGGTACCAAAGCAGAACCTATCGCGTTAGCTGAAGGTCAGTCTGCCACCGACGAATTTAACGGCAAAGTATTAAACAAAACTGCAGCACAGCTTACTGCGTTTTGGTCAAAACTTGTTTTTACCGGTAAAGGTCAACCTCCAAAGTCCTTAGGCAGTGACGCAGACGTTATTTCTGCAGTTGCAAGTAATCCTGGCGCTATTGGTTATGTCGACGCTGGCGCTGTTAACGATAGCGTACGCGTAGTCGCTACCTTCTAACTTACCGTTAATACAAAGAATTTAAGGAACACGCATGAAAACCAAATTAGCTATCTTATCTATGGCTGGCCTTTTGGCTACTCCAGCACTAGCCGACATTCAAATTAACGGCTTTGCAAACCTTATCGGCGGAATGACACTGGATGATGATGAGTCGGTGTATGGCTACGACAATGATTTTAACTTCGATCCAGCCAGTGTTTTTGGTCTACAAGTCCGCGGTGACGTTAGCGATAAACTTTCTGCTACAGCACAGTTAGTGGGCCGCGGTAGTGAAGACTATGACGCAGATTTCGAGTGGGCTTACATGACTTATATGTTGAACAACAATGTCAACATTAGTGCCGGTCGCCTACGTATGCCACTTTTCAAATACTCAGCATCTCTTGATATTGGTTACTCTTATCACTGGTTAACACCACCGGATGCTATTTACGGTATCGACTTTAACAACATTGATGGTGTTCGCGTTGATTACATGAACTACTCAGGTGACTGGGAGTACGGCGCACAGCTTACTATGGGGCGCGTTGAAACAGATACGACTATTTCAGGTACGCCTGCAGCGCTAGATTTAAAAAATGTAGTAGCGGTTTCTTTTGAAGCGACTCGTGACTGGTTCAGCGCTCGTACCTTGCTTGCACGCGGTACTACAAGTGCTGCAAACGAAGATTTTGATTCGTTTATAGAGGGAATGTCGGCGTTCGGTGCAGCGGTACCAAATGCGTCAGCTGCGGCAGAAGGCTTCAGTGTTAATGATGATACTGGTACCTTCTTTGAAGTAGCGGTTGATATCGATAAGTATGACTGGTTTGTAGGCGCAGAATTTACGCAGACAGAGGTTGATGGTTCTGTTATCGCTGATAATAAAGCATGGTACGTTACTGCAGGTATGCGCTTCGGCAAGTTTACGCCGCACATTACTTATGAAGTTGAAGAAGCGGATAACGGTACTCAGCTTGGCCTTGTAGCAGCACTTCCATCAACTATCTCTACTGGAGACGCGGTTACTGATGCGACTTGGGCTTCTATCTATCAAGGTGCTGCTGGCATTGCAGCTCAACAAGAGCTAGATGTATCAGCAGTTACTGTGGGCCTTCGCTACGACGTGGAGCCAGGTTTTGCACTTAAAACCGATGTAACCTGGTACTCAGACGATCTAAATGATCTGAATGATGCAACACTACTTAAAGTTGGCGTAAATTATACGTTCTAACTACCTATTTATGGCCTTGTACTTGTGCGAGGCCATAATTTCGTTAAAGTTTTTTACTAATAGGTAGATAAATTAGGTAGACCAAACAAAGTGCAGCGCTTTTTGAAAAGTTAAGTGAAAGGCAGTTGCACAATCATAAAAAACAGTGGGATAGTTGATGAACTTTCTAAAGAAAATGCCAATTGCGACTAAGATTTTCCTTATACCGGGGATCGCAGCGCTAAGTTTTATTATTTATTTGCTTATCACTATCTACACCGCGCTCAATAATGGCGCAACACTTGAAAAAGTACAGCAAGTTCAGTTCCCGGCGTTACAGCTTTCAGCATCGACACTGGTCGACATGCAAAAAGTGCGTGACACCTTAGCAAGTGCAGTAACAACAGGTGATCAAGATACCCTTACTGTGGCGCAAGAATTGGCAGAAGAAGCGAAGAAAGGGCTTAATCAAATCGCGAATATCAGCCCTGAGTTTCGTTCAGATATCTCTCGTATATCCTCAGGTTTCGACAAATACTTTGACGTCGCCTACGAAGTTTCACAATCCATGGTAGACGGCACAGCTGACTTTAGTCGCCTAGGTAAACTGTCTGCTCAAATGAATCAGTCTTACGACGGTGCTATTGCCGCTATGTCACAATTTCGCGATGCACAGCAAGCCGCGTTTGAAAAAGCATTTGAAAACACAGATAGCGCAAATACATCACTGATTAGCACGGGCGTTATTTTAGCTATTGTTGTTACCATTTTATTGTTTGCAACCGCAGTACCTATTGTTCGTGGTATTAAGCAGAGTATTGATGATGTTGTTCGTTCTCTTAAAGATATTGCGCAAGAAAATGGCGACCTAACAGTACGTATTGACACGAAAAGCGAAGATGAAATTGGTGAGCTGGTTTACTGGTTCAATCAATTTATGGATAAGCTACAAGGCGTAGTGCGTGATGTGGTTGAAGCGAGTTTACCGCTATCGAACTTAGCGCAAAACCTACGCGGCGTTACAGAGGAAACGCAGCGCACCATAGACGTTCAACAGCAGTCTGCTACTAATGCGAAAAGTGCAGTAGATACTATGAGCGGCTCAGTTGATGGTGTTGCACACAGTGCAGCCCAAGCGGCCAGTGACGCCAACGAAGCGACTACAGCGGCAAGTGAAGGTCGTCAAATTGTGCAGCAAACCGTGACTAGTATTCAGCAGCTTGCTGAAAACGTGCGCGAAACAGCCGACGTTATTGGTCGCCTAGAATCTGATTCAAACAAGGTTGGCTCGGTACTCGATGTCATTAAAGGTATCGCAGAGCAAACCAATCTACTTGCCTTAAATGCGGCAATTGAAGCAGCGAGAGCGGGTGAGCAAGGGCGAGGCTTTGCAGTAGTTGCCGACGAAGTTAGAACTTTGGCCTCACGCACGCAGCAATCTACAGAAGAGATTCAAAGCACAATCGAACAGCTTCAAAGTGCCGCACATTCAGCGGTTGAAGTAATGGCTCGTGGTACCGAGCAGGCCACAAATAGCGTAGAAACCGCCAATAAAGCGGGCAGCAGCTTAGAAACCATTACCAGTACTATCGGTCGCATCAACCAAATGAATGAACAGATTGCCCATAATACTGAAGACCAGCGCACTGTTGCGGTAGATATTGTACGTCACGTGGATGAAATTCATGTGCGAACAGAGCAAACTGCAAGCCGCTCAGGCGAACTGGGGACTATGTGTAATGAGCTTGCTGACCTTGCGCAACACCTCGAATCAATCGCTAAGCAGTTTAGAGTGTAAGCTCTACCTAACTTTTCTAAAGCGTATTGAAAGCCTCCTGACGGGGGCTTTTTTATGTGCGCAGCGGAATGTGAGAACAATGAGTTTTAGTTTGTTATAGAAACATAAGGTCCGGGAAATTAAGATAAAAAAAATCCCCAGCAAGGGCTGAGGATTTTTATTTAAGGTAATATTTTTCTATTCGTCTAAGAAGCTGCGTAGCTGCTCAGAACGGCTAGGGTGGCGAAGTTTGCGAAGCGCTTTAGCTTCAATCTGACGAATACGCTCACGAGTAACGTCAAACTGCTTACCTACTTCTTCAAGCGTGTGATCGGTATTCATGTCAATACCGAAACGCATACGTAGTACTTTAGCTTCTCTAGCCGTTAGGCCTGCTAGTACTTCTTGCGTTGCGCCTTTTAAGCTACCGCCAGTTGCTGAATCGAGGGGCTGAATAATAGTGCTGTCCTCGATAAAGTCGCCAAGATGTGAATCTTCATCATCGCCGATAGGTGTTTCCATCGAGATTGGCTCTTTAGCAATCTTAAGTACCTTACGAATCTTGTCTTCAGGCATTAACATGCGCTCTGACAATTCTTCAGGCGTAGGTTCACGACCCATTTCCTGAAGCATTTGACGAGAGATACGGTTTAGCTTGTTAATCGTTTCAATCATGTGCACAGGAATACGGATAGTACGCGCCTGGTCAGCAATTGAACGAGTAATCGCCTGACGAATCCACCACGTTGCATAAGTTGAGAACTTATAACCACGACGGTATTCGAACTTATCTACCGCCTTCATCAGACCAATATTACCTTCTTGGATAAGGTCAAGGAACTGAAGACCGCGGTTGGTGTACTTCTTCGCAATTGAGATAACAAGACGAAGGTTAGCTTCAACCATTTCTTTTTTCGCACGACGCGCTTTCGCTTCACCAATCGACATGCGACGGTTGATGTCTTTAATATCAGCGATAACCAAGCCAGTTTCTTGCTCAACTTGATTCATCTTGCTAATGCAGCGCTCAATCTCTTCTTGGTTAACTGCAAGTTCAGCTGCATAAGGTGCACCTGAATTAACTGCTTCGTGTAACCATGCAGTAGATGTTTCATTACCCGCGAAAGCTTTTATAAAATCTTTCTTAGGCATTTTTGCATTAACAACACAGAACTTCATTACAAGACGTTCTTGGATACGTACTTTGTCCATCATTGCACGCATGTTTTTAACCATGCGATCAAATTGCTTAGGAACTAGACGGAACTCTTTAAATACGTCGCTTAGTGCGTTGATTTGTGTACGAGAATCGGCATGAGAACGACCCTTCTTCTCGATAACTTCACGAGTTTTTAGGTACTGTTCACGAAGTTCTGCGAAGCGTTCGCGCGCTAGCTCTGGGTCTACGCCGCTATCGTCTTCATCTTCGTCGTCGTCATCGTCATCATCGTCATCTTCGTCATCTAACTCTTCTTCAGATAACTCTGAGCCTACGTGTGTTGCAGTTGGCGCGAGATCTTGATCATCGTTAGGATCAACAAAGCCAGAGATAATATCACTTAGACGAATTTCTTCGGCTTCGTATAAATCCCACTGATCTAACAGGTAAGTGATCGCTTCTGGATATTCAGCAACCGAACACTGTACTTGGTTAATACCGTCTTCAATACGCTTAGCGATTTCAATTTCGCCTTCACGTGTAAGAAGTTCAACGGTACCCATTTCACGCATGTACATGCGAACTGGGTCAGTCGTACGGCCAATTTCACTTTCTACAGTAGCAAGTGCTTGAGCTGCTGCTTCTGCAGCGTCTTCATCAGCATTCGCTTCTTGCATGAGAAGTTCATCTGCATCAGGAGCTGATTCAGAAACTTGAATTCCCATGTCATTAATCATGCGGATTATGTCTTCGATTTGATCAGAATCGACAATATCTTGCGGCAGGTGGTCGTTTACTTCTGCAAAGGTTAAGTAACCTTGCTCTTTACCTTTTGCAATCAGGAGTTTAATCTGAGACTGCTTGCTTTGCGCCATATAACCTACACTTCTCACATTCAATTAGTTTGCAATAGAAAAGACAACATACGCCTAGGTATGTTCCCCGTTCTGCTGTAGTACTGCATTTGTATCAAGGCCGTTAATGCTAGATGCCACGCTGGTATAAACCAATATATTTACGATGCACATCTGCTCGGGTTCGGTTCTGCCCGTTATGTTCGGCTATATCTTTGCTACTCGTGTTGCTGCATTTTTGTTCACTTATAAGTGTGGACCATGTTTAAACATGCCCGCAGCGAATTAGCCAGTATAGCAGAATAAGCGGTGGTTTTACCAGATTGACGGCCGATTTTTTAGCCAGTGCTTTTTACATTTCCGCCTTTACTACTTGCATAGTCCATAATTGCAAGGTGAAAGCGAGCTAAATGTAAAGCTTACTACGCAAAAACAGATTAACCCAAAGTTCATTACCCTCAGGTTAACTCTTCTGTCTTTCCCTCATAAGCAGGTTCAATTCCTGTTTTTCCGCTTGAGTCAGCGGTTGAACCCGCGAGCGTGAAATTAAGGTTTCAATGCGGCTATCGAAATGCCTGTCTAGTAAGCGAGCGAAGCTGTCGTTATATACACGCTCAGCATCCTCATCTTTGACTAAGTGTTCTTGCAACAATAATTTCGCGATAGTAGAAGAATGGGGATGGTCGCGGAAATTTTCAACAAGCTGCGCAGTTTTTGCGTGAGGGTGGGTGACACAATAGCTGTGAATATCGCGCAATAAATCCATACCGGCAGCATTGCTACCGGCGAATATATCTATCTGAACATCTTCGCAACGTGCGGCTAGCTCAGGCTTATCAAGCAGTAAGCGTATCAGCATACGAAGGGGTGAAAGTTTAGG encodes:
- a CDS encoding methyl-accepting chemotaxis protein, which codes for MNFLKKMPIATKIFLIPGIAALSFIIYLLITIYTALNNGATLEKVQQVQFPALQLSASTLVDMQKVRDTLASAVTTGDQDTLTVAQELAEEAKKGLNQIANISPEFRSDISRISSGFDKYFDVAYEVSQSMVDGTADFSRLGKLSAQMNQSYDGAIAAMSQFRDAQQAAFEKAFENTDSANTSLISTGVILAIVVTILLFATAVPIVRGIKQSIDDVVRSLKDIAQENGDLTVRIDTKSEDEIGELVYWFNQFMDKLQGVVRDVVEASLPLSNLAQNLRGVTEETQRTIDVQQQSATNAKSAVDTMSGSVDGVAHSAAQAASDANEATTAASEGRQIVQQTVTSIQQLAENVRETADVIGRLESDSNKVGSVLDVIKGIAEQTNLLALNAAIEAARAGEQGRGFAVVADEVRTLASRTQQSTEEIQSTIEQLQSAAHSAVEVMARGTEQATNSVETANKAGSSLETITSTIGRINQMNEQIAHNTEDQRTVAVDIVRHVDEIHVRTEQTASRSGELGTMCNELADLAQHLESIAKQFRV
- a CDS encoding phosphate ABC transporter substrate-binding protein; this translates as MKKWILAAGLCCNVAIADVAVIVHPSNGDSLDKDSISRLFLNKAKAFPSGTKAEPIALAEGQSATDEFNGKVLNKTAAQLTAFWSKLVFTGKGQPPKSLGSDADVISAVASNPGAIGYVDAGAVNDSVRVVATF
- the rpoD gene encoding RNA polymerase sigma factor RpoD, whose protein sequence is MAQSKQSQIKLLIAKGKEQGYLTFAEVNDHLPQDIVDSDQIEDIIRMINDMGIQVSESAPDADELLMQEANADEDAAEAAAQALATVESEIGRTTDPVRMYMREMGTVELLTREGEIEIAKRIEDGINQVQCSVAEYPEAITYLLDQWDLYEAEEIRLSDIISGFVDPNDDQDLAPTATHVGSELSEEELDDEDDDDDDDDDEDEDDSGVDPELARERFAELREQYLKTREVIEKKGRSHADSRTQINALSDVFKEFRLVPKQFDRMVKNMRAMMDKVRIQERLVMKFCVVNAKMPKKDFIKAFAGNETSTAWLHEAVNSGAPYAAELAVNQEEIERCISKMNQVEQETGLVIADIKDINRRMSIGEAKARRAKKEMVEANLRLVISIAKKYTNRGLQFLDLIQEGNIGLMKAVDKFEYRRGYKFSTYATWWIRQAITRSIADQARTIRIPVHMIETINKLNRISRQMLQEMGREPTPEELSERMLMPEDKIRKVLKIAKEPISMETPIGDDEDSHLGDFIEDSTIIQPLDSATGGSLKGATQEVLAGLTAREAKVLRMRFGIDMNTDHTLEEVGKQFDVTRERIRQIEAKALRKLRHPSRSEQLRSFLDE
- a CDS encoding topoisomerase IV, producing the protein MKTKLAILSMAGLLATPALADIQINGFANLIGGMTLDDDESVYGYDNDFNFDPASVFGLQVRGDVSDKLSATAQLVGRGSEDYDADFEWAYMTYMLNNNVNISAGRLRMPLFKYSASLDIGYSYHWLTPPDAIYGIDFNNIDGVRVDYMNYSGDWEYGAQLTMGRVETDTTISGTPAALDLKNVVAVSFEATRDWFSARTLLARGTTSAANEDFDSFIEGMSAFGAAVPNASAAAEGFSVNDDTGTFFEVAVDIDKYDWFVGAEFTQTEVDGSVIADNKAWYVTAGMRFGKFTPHITYEVEEADNGTQLGLVAALPSTISTGDAVTDATWASIYQGAAGIAAQQELDVSAVTVGLRYDVEPGFALKTDVTWYSDDLNDLNDATLLKVGVNYTF